The Acinetobacter defluvii genome includes a region encoding these proteins:
- a CDS encoding response regulator has protein sequence MKHIMLVEDEVELAALVRDYLEAAGLEVSMFHDGQEAYDSFLQRKPSLMILDLMVPRMDGLTICRKVREQSDLPIIMVTARTEEIDRVLGLNMGADDYVCKPFSPKELVARVQAVLRRLERKAEPEENNLFRMDKAQQRIWYQQKSLNLTPTEFRLLELFLEHVGQVYSRAQLLDHINPDSFDVADRVIDSHIKNLRRKISEAAETGNRHEWVQAVYGVGYRFEYPED, from the coding sequence ATGAAGCATATTATGCTTGTAGAAGATGAAGTGGAACTTGCAGCGTTAGTGCGAGATTATCTTGAAGCAGCAGGCTTAGAAGTCAGTATGTTTCATGATGGACAAGAAGCATATGACAGTTTCTTACAACGTAAGCCAAGTTTGATGATTTTAGACTTGATGGTGCCACGTATGGATGGTTTGACCATTTGTCGTAAAGTCCGTGAGCAGTCTGACTTACCGATTATTATGGTAACGGCGCGTACCGAAGAGATTGACCGTGTATTGGGGCTAAACATGGGTGCAGATGATTATGTCTGTAAACCGTTTAGTCCAAAAGAGTTAGTCGCACGTGTGCAAGCAGTATTGCGTCGTTTAGAACGTAAAGCTGAACCTGAGGAAAATAATTTATTTCGTATGGATAAAGCACAACAACGCATCTGGTATCAACAAAAATCGTTGAATTTAACACCAACTGAATTCCGTTTATTGGAATTATTCCTAGAGCATGTTGGGCAAGTGTATTCACGTGCGCAACTTTTAGACCACATCAATCCAGACAGTTTCGATGTGGCTGATCGAGTTATTGATAGTCATATCAAAAACTTACGTCGTAAAATATCAGAGGCAGCAGAAACTGGTAACCGTCATGAATGGGTGCAAGCTGTTTATGGAGTAGGCTATCGTTTTGAATATCCAGAAGATTAA
- a CDS encoding L,D-transpeptidase family protein has protein sequence MNKKIILLITLILVAIVGTFAYQKYGKYLPSKPTTIPNHNLTSTEMAKIRQETPITEVKVYKSKRIVELLHQEQNIRTYPMRLGFDPFGHKVQEGDGKTPEGQYVLDWRNPKSAFYKSLHISYPNAQDQAKAKQLGVSVGGDIMIHGSATTAQMNKLPKLMEYLPRNDWTWGCIAIRNVDMDEIWALVDDGTIITIYP, from the coding sequence ATGAATAAAAAAATTATTCTCTTGATCACCTTGATTCTAGTTGCAATTGTAGGGACTTTTGCTTATCAAAAATATGGTAAATATCTCCCATCTAAACCAACTACAATACCCAACCATAATTTAACATCTACCGAAATGGCAAAAATCCGCCAAGAAACCCCGATTACCGAGGTTAAAGTCTATAAGTCCAAGCGTATCGTTGAACTGTTACATCAGGAGCAAAATATTCGTACTTATCCGATGCGTTTAGGTTTTGATCCGTTTGGACATAAAGTTCAAGAGGGTGATGGAAAAACACCTGAAGGTCAGTATGTTTTAGATTGGCGTAATCCCAAAAGTGCATTTTATAAATCCTTGCATATCTCCTATCCCAATGCACAAGATCAAGCCAAAGCCAAGCAGCTCGGTGTATCTGTAGGTGGCGATATCATGATTCATGGTTCAGCGACCACCGCACAAATGAATAAACTCCCCAAACTGATGGAGTATTTACCCCGCAATGATTGGACTTGGGGCTGCATCGCTATACGCAATGTTGATATGGATGAAATCTGGGCATTGGTTGATGATGGAACGATCATCACCATTTATCCATAA
- a CDS encoding protein adenylyltransferase SelO — MKFNSRYPSLNSKLYHEQMPIPLEGAKAGHFNTALANELQWSEQDKTDWVEICSGQKTFPEFHPLAMVYAGHQFGQWAGQLGDGRGLLIAQILDQNNKTIDLHLKGAGSTPYSRMGDGRAVLRSVIREYLAGHALNALGVPSSNAVGFTSSAQGVQREKLELGAMMLRTSDCHIRLGHFEWINQYQPELLTEFTQKCIEWHYPECLETENPILAFASKVIQNTAVMIAKWQLVGFAHGVMNTDNLNITGSTLDFGPYGFMERFRPSWINNHSDYNGRYTYQNQPSIGHWNLWNWLNNLIPLAPIETKEQFKKDLADCLEHFEPTFLEHYTHGLCQKMGLPSFHKDSFDCAMAFLRILQSEQLDYTDSFIRLQNKHYEAIKDDCLDRRQFESFLARYKNIRKNQDTDALDAEMRTANPIYILRNHMAQKAIEAAERNDFSEVDRLFKLLSEPFTKQPELEKAEDLAPLPSDVPEVMVSCSS, encoded by the coding sequence ATGAAATTCAACTCCCGCTACCCTTCACTTAACTCTAAACTTTATCATGAGCAAATGCCTATACCACTCGAAGGTGCAAAAGCAGGTCATTTCAATACAGCTTTGGCAAATGAATTACAGTGGTCAGAACAGGATAAAACTGATTGGGTTGAAATTTGTAGCGGACAAAAAACATTTCCTGAATTTCATCCATTGGCAATGGTCTACGCAGGACATCAATTTGGACAATGGGCAGGACAACTCGGTGATGGGCGTGGCTTACTCATTGCACAGATTTTAGATCAAAATAACAAAACCATAGACTTACATTTAAAAGGTGCAGGCTCAACGCCCTACTCGCGTATGGGCGATGGTCGTGCGGTTTTACGCTCAGTGATCCGTGAATATCTGGCAGGACATGCCTTAAATGCTTTGGGTGTGCCTTCAAGTAATGCTGTTGGATTTACCAGCTCAGCACAAGGTGTACAACGTGAAAAATTAGAGTTAGGCGCAATGATGCTACGAACTTCAGATTGTCACATTCGTCTTGGACATTTTGAATGGATTAATCAATACCAACCTGAATTGTTGACTGAATTTACCCAGAAATGTATCGAGTGGCATTATCCAGAGTGTTTAGAAACTGAAAATCCTATTTTAGCATTTGCCAGCAAAGTGATTCAAAACACGGCTGTGATGATCGCTAAATGGCAATTAGTGGGCTTTGCTCATGGGGTAATGAATACGGATAATTTAAATATTACAGGTTCAACTTTGGACTTTGGACCTTATGGTTTTATGGAACGTTTCCGTCCAAGCTGGATCAATAATCACAGTGATTATAATGGTCGTTATACCTATCAAAATCAACCGAGTATTGGACATTGGAATTTATGGAACTGGCTGAATAACCTCATTCCTCTTGCTCCGATTGAAACCAAAGAACAATTTAAAAAAGACCTTGCCGATTGCTTAGAACATTTTGAACCGACATTTTTAGAGCATTACACACATGGCTTATGTCAAAAAATGGGCTTACCGAGCTTCCATAAAGACAGTTTTGATTGTGCAATGGCATTTCTAAGAATTTTGCAAAGTGAACAGTTAGATTATACTGATAGTTTTATACGTTTACAGAACAAGCACTATGAAGCCATTAAAGATGACTGTTTAGATCGCCGACAGTTTGAAAGTTTCTTGGCACGGTATAAAAATATTCGTAAAAATCAAGATACCGATGCCTTAGATGCTGAAATGCGTACAGCCAATCCGATTTATATTTTACGTAATCACATGGCGCAAAAGGCAATCGAAGCAGCAGAGAGAAATGATTTTTCTGAAGTCGATCGCCTGTTTAAATTACTAAGTGAACCATTTACCAAGCAACCTGAGCTAGAAAAAGCAGAAGATTTAGCACCGTTGCCAAGTGATGTCCCCGAAGTGATGGTCAGTTGTTCTTCCTAA
- a CDS encoding DHCW motif cupin fold protein: MNLDNILFGTTNWNDIPTIRHEGEQGYALWRTQQFDNIRVRMVEYSEGYLADHWCSKGHILLCLEGELHTELEDGRTFTLSAGMSYQVVDNAEAHRSSTRIGAQLLIIDC, translated from the coding sequence ATGAATCTGGACAATATCCTTTTCGGCACGACCAATTGGAATGATATCCCCACAATTCGTCATGAAGGCGAACAAGGCTATGCACTTTGGCGCACTCAGCAGTTTGACAATATCCGTGTCAGGATGGTCGAGTATTCAGAAGGCTACCTTGCAGACCATTGGTGTTCTAAAGGGCATATTCTGCTTTGCTTAGAAGGTGAATTACATACTGAACTTGAAGATGGTCGAACTTTTACCCTCAGCGCAGGTATGAGTTATCAGGTCGTAGACAATGCAGAAGCACATCGCTCTTCAACAAGAATTGGAGCACAGTTGTTGATTATTGATTGTTGA
- a CDS encoding acyl-CoA desaturase → MNAPLPKAPINWIGVFALVLLPIVALIAIPLYAWHHDFSPAAWISLFVLLGFSSLGITAGYHRLWAHRAYEATLPLKIILMIMGTFAVQNSILFWASGHRTHHRHVDDVDQDPYSINNGFWYAHIGWMLRNYPASEPNYKNAPDLLNDKLVMFQHKYYIPLVIGVHAAILLPIGWAVGDIWGVLLLGGLIRLIISHHVTFFINSLCHMWGKRPYTDENTARDNFILAIATWGEGYHNYHHIFQYDYRNGVKWWQYDPTKWLIWSCSKVGLAKNLRRIPSFNIKKAELAMRFKYAEQDLAVYGHDVNADILAMKQKVAQEYEAFTNTLNDWAALKEQELQTKKASVAEKLHQMDSKLKVDFQLVEQKLAFHRERLETLMRGIKKNVVS, encoded by the coding sequence ATGAATGCTCCCTTACCCAAAGCCCCAATTAACTGGATCGGTGTATTCGCGTTAGTTTTGTTACCTATCGTCGCACTTATCGCCATTCCTTTGTATGCTTGGCATCATGATTTCAGTCCTGCGGCGTGGATCAGCTTATTCGTGCTACTTGGTTTTAGTAGTTTAGGTATTACTGCGGGTTATCATCGTCTATGGGCACATCGTGCCTATGAAGCGACCTTACCGCTTAAAATCATTTTAATGATTATGGGAACTTTTGCCGTTCAGAACAGTATCTTGTTTTGGGCTTCAGGTCATCGTACTCATCACCGTCATGTAGATGATGTCGATCAAGATCCTTATTCGATTAATAATGGATTTTGGTACGCGCACATTGGTTGGATGTTGCGTAATTATCCAGCGTCTGAGCCTAATTATAAAAATGCGCCAGATTTGCTGAATGACAAACTGGTTATGTTCCAACATAAATACTATATTCCGTTGGTAATTGGTGTTCATGCTGCGATTTTATTACCCATCGGTTGGGCTGTAGGTGATATATGGGGTGTTTTATTATTAGGTGGTTTGATTCGCCTAATTATTAGCCATCATGTCACATTCTTCATTAACTCATTGTGTCATATGTGGGGCAAACGTCCTTATACCGATGAAAATACAGCACGTGATAACTTCATCCTTGCGATCGCAACTTGGGGCGAGGGTTATCATAACTATCATCATATTTTCCAGTATGACTATCGTAATGGTGTGAAGTGGTGGCAGTATGATCCAACAAAATGGTTAATCTGGTCTTGCTCTAAAGTGGGTCTTGCAAAAAATTTACGCCGTATCCCAAGCTTTAATATTAAAAAAGCTGAATTAGCAATGCGTTTTAAATATGCAGAACAAGACTTAGCCGTTTATGGACATGATGTTAATGCAGATATTTTGGCAATGAAACAAAAAGTTGCTCAAGAATATGAAGCATTTACCAATACCTTAAATGATTGGGCAGCATTGAAAGAACAAGAGTTACAAACAAAAAAAGCTTCTGTGGCAGAAAAACTACATCAAATGGACAGTAAACTTAAAGTTGACTTCCAATTGGTAGAGCAAAAACTTGCTTTCCATCGTGAACGCTTAGAAACTTTGATGCGTGGCATTAAAAAGAATGTTGTTTCTTAA
- a CDS encoding glycerophosphodiester phosphodiesterase, with translation MIIIGHRGARGEAPENTLGGFEYIHDLGIRAVEFDVRQLKDDELIIMHDDNFLRTTGIDQNLYELASTELGEYNQANIWIDWDKQITPTLKQTLNIIQNFDHIEVEVKAVDTQQQAEKLVIELQKQLQGFETSAVITSFDLKIHQALKQQQTQFKQGLLIENDIGEHAIEQALELNCVQIGWMNQLATDYILQKTQAAQLNISVWTVNDIERARHLCELGVQGLITDFPKMMQIALQHRR, from the coding sequence ATGATCATCATCGGACATCGTGGCGCACGTGGCGAAGCACCAGAAAATACGTTAGGTGGATTTGAATACATTCATGACTTAGGCATTCGTGCAGTCGAGTTTGATGTGCGACAACTCAAAGACGATGAACTGATCATCATGCATGATGATAATTTTCTGAGAACTACAGGTATTGATCAAAATCTGTATGAATTAGCAAGCACAGAGTTAGGTGAGTATAATCAAGCCAACATTTGGATAGATTGGGACAAGCAAATCACCCCCACACTAAAACAAACTTTGAATATTATTCAAAATTTTGATCATATTGAAGTCGAAGTCAAAGCAGTTGATACACAACAACAAGCTGAAAAATTAGTGATCGAACTCCAAAAGCAATTACAAGGTTTTGAAACATCTGCGGTGATTACCAGTTTTGATTTAAAAATTCATCAAGCTTTAAAACAGCAACAAACTCAATTTAAACAAGGATTGTTGATCGAAAATGACATTGGTGAGCATGCGATTGAACAAGCACTTGAACTCAATTGTGTTCAGATCGGTTGGATGAATCAACTTGCAACCGATTACATCCTTCAAAAAACTCAAGCGGCACAGTTAAATATCAGTGTGTGGACAGTAAATGATATTGAGCGTGCTCGACATTTATGCGAACTTGGTGTTCAAGGTTTAATTACAGATTTTCCTAAAATGATGCAAATTGCTTTACAACACCGCCGATAA
- a CDS encoding MerR family transcriptional regulator, which translates to MKKDLHLYLSKIIENNLNYAHPQIQILPFSRNKTRFRNIVNDVQSYFRDYKKKSSLPISKKFNKNDVIHVLGITFVSFNKRLKAGILYHEQFINSDKTNFTIEILEDWLIYEKQNINGNYKYNRPPALEDESSHYYTITEIMKILDINIANTRLFLKMPTIPATKKYINRSMQLCLEKEFVIKFNKNYIFLSSLARTLDVSVFTLRDKLSSLNINPIDSDKTYPAYYNRSSVNHLTKDIIEKITTYKNNRRRNKKNTTFQDRKNNFMSLNEAAELLSISSLQVAQLIQHNWIQVEDLDARPYRIPRSSVNKLLQQKNDPSYIEIDEVLRTLNCTFNQLQKNWIMTGFLTIKSIGYCRLFTKKQFNHVLEIKKEFFTASEANKYLGMHRTHITNLVTRGLIKPYFYGNHHYSIRLFKKKDVENLLHSGYGNQHSEKNLNLCDTDS; encoded by the coding sequence ATGAAAAAAGATTTGCATCTATATTTATCAAAGATAATCGAGAATAATTTAAATTATGCTCATCCTCAAATTCAAATACTACCATTTTCAAGAAATAAAACTAGATTTAGAAATATTGTAAATGATGTGCAATCCTACTTTAGAGATTATAAAAAAAAATCATCCCTACCCATCAGTAAAAAATTCAACAAAAATGATGTTATTCATGTACTTGGGATAACTTTCGTATCATTCAATAAAAGATTGAAAGCTGGAATTTTATATCATGAGCAATTTATCAATAGCGATAAAACTAATTTCACTATAGAAATTCTTGAGGACTGGCTTATTTATGAAAAACAAAATATCAATGGCAACTACAAATATAACCGTCCACCAGCATTAGAAGATGAATCCAGTCACTATTATACCATTACTGAAATCATGAAAATACTTGACATTAATATTGCTAATACACGTTTATTTCTTAAAATGCCAACCATTCCAGCAACCAAAAAATATATCAATCGCTCTATGCAACTATGTCTTGAGAAGGAATTCGTTATTAAATTCAATAAAAATTATATTTTTTTAAGTTCTCTTGCTAGGACTTTAGATGTTTCAGTATTTACTTTAAGAGATAAACTTTCAAGTTTAAATATCAACCCAATTGATAGTGATAAAACTTATCCTGCTTACTATAATAGAAGTTCAGTTAACCATTTAACTAAAGATATAATTGAAAAAATAACAACATATAAAAACAATCGCAGGCGTAATAAAAAAAATACTACATTTCAGGATAGAAAAAATAATTTTATGAGTCTAAATGAAGCAGCTGAGCTTTTGAGCATTTCATCGTTACAAGTAGCCCAACTAATTCAACATAATTGGATTCAAGTCGAAGATCTAGATGCACGGCCTTACCGCATTCCTAGAAGCAGTGTTAATAAACTACTACAACAAAAGAATGATCCTTCATATATTGAAATAGATGAAGTGCTTAGAACTCTAAATTGTACTTTCAATCAGCTACAAAAAAATTGGATTATGACTGGTTTCTTAACAATAAAATCTATTGGTTATTGCCGATTATTCACTAAGAAACAATTCAATCATGTGTTAGAGATTAAAAAGGAATTTTTTACAGCTTCGGAAGCTAATAAATATCTAGGCATGCATCGAACGCACATTACGAATTTAGTAACGCGTGGATTAATCAAACCATATTTTTATGGCAATCATCATTACTCCATCAGGTTATTTAAAAAAAAGGATGTAGAAAATTTACTTCATTCAGGTTATGGAAATCAACATAGTGAGAAAAATCTTAACTTATGTGACACAGATTCTTAG
- a CDS encoding TniQ family protein → MKKLTLSHTPIPFDDEFLASFLLRASYSNGYQSPKQMLNSVRIPVYKLSYDSIFTDENKFKQIIERLDLSYDLLELVIKKVPPTSQYFFWNENQIIQPKLLTIGLNKFCPICLDKNGYWKKNWLLTPLLICPDHQVNLISNCPECLNPLQTNRRSLFECSNCNFDIRKSQIELSNPDKINTNSWFIEKLNSDEENFVEIFFDIWIALIEYFSNLEITANYSYILKLCHEYFHNEKRFASIFIKDNRE, encoded by the coding sequence ATGAAAAAACTGACTCTTTCTCATACGCCAATTCCATTTGATGATGAATTTTTAGCAAGCTTTCTACTTAGAGCATCATACTCAAACGGTTATCAATCGCCAAAACAAATGCTAAATAGTGTTCGCATTCCAGTTTATAAATTATCATATGATTCTATATTTACTGACGAAAATAAATTCAAACAAATCATAGAGCGTCTAGATCTTTCATATGATTTATTAGAATTAGTCATAAAAAAAGTTCCTCCAACGTCTCAATATTTCTTTTGGAATGAAAATCAAATAATTCAACCTAAACTGCTTACCATTGGATTGAATAAGTTCTGTCCAATTTGCTTAGATAAAAATGGATATTGGAAAAAAAATTGGTTATTAACCCCTCTCTTAATTTGTCCAGATCATCAAGTTAATTTAATAAGCAACTGTCCAGAATGCCTCAATCCATTGCAAACAAATCGAAGATCATTATTTGAATGTTCAAATTGCAATTTTGATATTCGAAAAAGCCAGATAGAACTATCTAATCCTGACAAAATTAATACTAACAGCTGGTTCATAGAAAAACTAAATTCAGATGAAGAAAATTTTGTTGAAATATTTTTTGATATATGGATAGCATTAATTGAATATTTTTCCAATTTAGAAATTACAGCAAACTATTCTTATATTTTAAAATTATGTCACGAGTATTTTCACAATGAAAAAAGATTTGCATCTATATTTATCAAAGATAATCGAGAATAA
- a CDS encoding TniB family NTP-binding protein, translating to MNNNTNIEVLSKLRNFICHHSDFSNALTCIDECMQMSYLNNRPIGSLLLGEGGVGKSTICKLIRSRYKTYKSIEDNMEKLIVPAFYFPVPSPITIKSLAIRMLEELGCTDHKGTSEQLNYRLRILLKECKTQLIMLDEFHHIYSSSAQKNKTSENVANWIKTLADETKISICLVGLPNIQHNLFIDSQLARRFSCVVKLNPLTLDVHAENSTLIPFLKQISIYMLKNFDIRFDPEISSKDLSTRIFLATSGFQAYVMQLVHQSCLNAMNNNRLVVSMSDFHEAYASKSILYKPMTQKNIFQLNPSQITEILI from the coding sequence ATGAATAATAATACAAATATTGAAGTTCTCTCTAAGTTAAGAAACTTCATTTGTCACCATTCTGATTTTTCAAATGCTTTGACCTGTATTGATGAATGTATGCAGATGAGTTACCTGAATAATCGTCCTATCGGCTCATTATTGCTTGGTGAAGGAGGTGTTGGTAAATCAACGATATGTAAGCTTATTAGAAGTAGATATAAAACATATAAATCTATTGAAGATAATATGGAGAAGTTAATTGTTCCCGCTTTTTATTTTCCAGTCCCATCTCCAATCACGATCAAGAGCCTAGCAATCAGAATGCTAGAAGAGCTTGGATGTACTGACCACAAAGGTACTAGTGAGCAATTAAATTATCGATTACGCATTCTTTTAAAAGAATGCAAAACACAACTGATTATGCTTGATGAGTTTCATCACATTTACAGCTCAAGCGCTCAAAAAAATAAGACTTCAGAAAATGTTGCGAATTGGATCAAGACATTAGCGGATGAAACGAAAATATCTATATGTTTAGTCGGATTACCGAATATTCAACACAATCTGTTCATTGATAGCCAATTAGCACGAAGGTTCTCATGTGTTGTAAAACTCAACCCTCTGACTTTAGATGTACATGCAGAAAATTCGACACTAATACCTTTTTTAAAGCAAATTTCTATATATATGTTAAAGAATTTTGACATTAGATTTGATCCAGAAATTAGCTCAAAAGATCTATCCACGCGAATATTTTTAGCGACTAGTGGCTTTCAAGCTTATGTTATGCAGCTTGTACACCAGAGTTGCTTAAATGCGATGAACAATAACCGCCTAGTTGTTTCAATGAGCGACTTTCATGAAGCCTATGCTTCAAAAAGTATCTTATATAAACCAATGACTCAAAAAAATATTTTTCAACTCAATCCTTCTCAAATTACTGAAATTCTAATTTAA